A genome region from Conger conger chromosome 16, fConCon1.1, whole genome shotgun sequence includes the following:
- the LOC133114786 gene encoding cytohesin-3-like isoform X1 translates to MNKRFLFHNFSAAEMCSQRKDSFLWGKKEVSRDFTPMERKQIQVLKVHKNDLLDDIQKLKFEIENVMEEIQNFESDEENKHILKSKQFLCGKKKFNMDPKKGIQYLVDNGLLEWEPQAVAEFLYKEDGLNKTAIGDFLGEREEVHLHTLRAFVELHEFSDLNLVQALRQFLWSFRLPGEAQKIDRMMEAFASRYCGCNAGVFQSTDTCYILSFAIIMLNTSLHNPCVKEKTTLERFISMNRGINNGGDLPSDLLTKLYESIRSEPFKIPEDDGNDLTHTFFNPDREGWLLKLGGRVKTWKRRWFILTDNCLYYFKYTTDKEPRGIIPLENLCVAEVAEPHKSYCLELYNPVCKGQKIKACKTDREGRVVEGQHQSYKISAPSAEERDDWMKSIRASITKDPFYDLVTDRKRKVFNHISQH, encoded by the exons ATGAACAAACGTTTCCTGTTTCACAACTTCAGCGCAGCGGAGATGTGCAGCCAGCGAAAAGACAGCTTcctctgggggaaaaaagaag TGTCCAGAGACTTCACACCAATGGAGCGGAAACAAATCCAAGTCCTGAAAGTACACAAGAATGACCTACTGGACGACATTCAG AAACTTAAGTTTGAGATTGAGAACGTGATGGAAGAAATCCAGAACTTTGAATCGGACGAGGAAAA CAAACACATCTTAAAGAGCAAGCAGTTCTTGTGTGGGAAGAAGAAGTTCAATATGGATCCCAAGAAG GGTATTCAGTACCTGGTTGATAATGGTCTTCTGGAGTGGGAGCCCCAGGCGGTGGCAGAGTTCCTGTACAAAGAGGACGGTCTGAACAAGACGGCGATCGGGGACTTCCTGGGCGAGAG GGAGGAAGTGCACCTTCATACGCTGAGGGCTTTTGTGGAGCTGCATGAATTTTCAGACCTTAATCTTGTGCAGGCCCTGAG GCAGTTCCTGTGGAGCTTCCGTCTCCCGGGCGAGGCCCAGAAGATCGATCGCATGATGGAAGCCTTCGCCAGCCGCTACTGCGGCTGCAACGCCGGTGTCTTCCAGTCCACAG ATACCTGCTACATCCTGTCCTTCGCCATCATCATGCTGAACACCAGCCTGCACAACCCCTGCGTGAAGGAGAAGACCACGCTGGAGCGCTTCATCAGCATGAACCGCGGCATCAACAACGGGGGTGACCTGCCCAGCGACCTGCTGacg AAACTGTACGAGAGCATCCGGAGCGAGCCCTTCAAAATCCCAGAGGATGATGGGAACGACCTGACGCACACCTTCTTCAACCCCGATCGAGAAGGCTGGCTCCTAAAACTGG GGGGCAGAGTGAAGACGTGGAAGAGGAGGTGGTTCATTCTGACAGACAACTGCCTGTACTACTTTAAGTACACAACA GACAAGGAGCCCAGGGGGATCATCCCGCTGGAGAACCTGTGCGTGGCGGAAGTGGCGGAACCTCACAAATCG TACTGCCTGGAGCTCTATAACCCCGTCTGCAAGGGCCAGAAGATCAAGGCCTgtaaaacagacagagagggacggGTGGTGGAGGGACAGCACCAGTCTTACAAGATCTCCGCCCCCTCAGCCGAGGAGCGAGACGATTGGATGAAGTCAATCAG GGCGAGTATCACCAAAGACCCCTTCTACGACCTGGTGACTGACCGAAAGAGGAAGGTCTTCAACCACATCTCCCAGCACTGA
- the LOC133114786 gene encoding cytohesin-3-like isoform X4, which produces MEEIQNFESDEENKHILKSKQFLCGKKKFNMDPKKGIQYLVDNGLLEWEPQAVAEFLYKEDGLNKTAIGDFLGEREEVHLHTLRAFVELHEFSDLNLVQALRQFLWSFRLPGEAQKIDRMMEAFASRYCGCNAGVFQSTDTCYILSFAIIMLNTSLHNPCVKEKTTLERFISMNRGINNGGDLPSDLLTKLYESIRSEPFKIPEDDGNDLTHTFFNPDREGWLLKLGGRVKTWKRRWFILTDNCLYYFKYTTDKEPRGIIPLENLCVAEVAEPHKSYCLELYNPVCKGQKIKACKTDREGRVVEGQHQSYKISAPSAEERDDWMKSIRASITKDPFYDLVTDRKRKVFNHISQH; this is translated from the exons ATGGAAGAAATCCAGAACTTTGAATCGGACGAGGAAAA CAAACACATCTTAAAGAGCAAGCAGTTCTTGTGTGGGAAGAAGAAGTTCAATATGGATCCCAAGAAG GGTATTCAGTACCTGGTTGATAATGGTCTTCTGGAGTGGGAGCCCCAGGCGGTGGCAGAGTTCCTGTACAAAGAGGACGGTCTGAACAAGACGGCGATCGGGGACTTCCTGGGCGAGAG GGAGGAAGTGCACCTTCATACGCTGAGGGCTTTTGTGGAGCTGCATGAATTTTCAGACCTTAATCTTGTGCAGGCCCTGAG GCAGTTCCTGTGGAGCTTCCGTCTCCCGGGCGAGGCCCAGAAGATCGATCGCATGATGGAAGCCTTCGCCAGCCGCTACTGCGGCTGCAACGCCGGTGTCTTCCAGTCCACAG ATACCTGCTACATCCTGTCCTTCGCCATCATCATGCTGAACACCAGCCTGCACAACCCCTGCGTGAAGGAGAAGACCACGCTGGAGCGCTTCATCAGCATGAACCGCGGCATCAACAACGGGGGTGACCTGCCCAGCGACCTGCTGacg AAACTGTACGAGAGCATCCGGAGCGAGCCCTTCAAAATCCCAGAGGATGATGGGAACGACCTGACGCACACCTTCTTCAACCCCGATCGAGAAGGCTGGCTCCTAAAACTGG GGGGCAGAGTGAAGACGTGGAAGAGGAGGTGGTTCATTCTGACAGACAACTGCCTGTACTACTTTAAGTACACAACA GACAAGGAGCCCAGGGGGATCATCCCGCTGGAGAACCTGTGCGTGGCGGAAGTGGCGGAACCTCACAAATCG TACTGCCTGGAGCTCTATAACCCCGTCTGCAAGGGCCAGAAGATCAAGGCCTgtaaaacagacagagagggacggGTGGTGGAGGGACAGCACCAGTCTTACAAGATCTCCGCCCCCTCAGCCGAGGAGCGAGACGATTGGATGAAGTCAATCAG GGCGAGTATCACCAAAGACCCCTTCTACGACCTGGTGACTGACCGAAAGAGGAAGGTCTTCAACCACATCTCCCAGCACTGA
- the LOC133114786 gene encoding cytohesin-3-like isoform X2 yields MTEYLQRSAAEMCSQRKDSFLWGKKEVSRDFTPMERKQIQVLKVHKNDLLDDIQKLKFEIENVMEEIQNFESDEENKHILKSKQFLCGKKKFNMDPKKGIQYLVDNGLLEWEPQAVAEFLYKEDGLNKTAIGDFLGEREEVHLHTLRAFVELHEFSDLNLVQALRQFLWSFRLPGEAQKIDRMMEAFASRYCGCNAGVFQSTDTCYILSFAIIMLNTSLHNPCVKEKTTLERFISMNRGINNGGDLPSDLLTKLYESIRSEPFKIPEDDGNDLTHTFFNPDREGWLLKLGGRVKTWKRRWFILTDNCLYYFKYTTDKEPRGIIPLENLCVAEVAEPHKSYCLELYNPVCKGQKIKACKTDREGRVVEGQHQSYKISAPSAEERDDWMKSIRASITKDPFYDLVTDRKRKVFNHISQH; encoded by the exons ATGACGGAATATTTACAGCGCAG CGCAGCGGAGATGTGCAGCCAGCGAAAAGACAGCTTcctctgggggaaaaaagaag TGTCCAGAGACTTCACACCAATGGAGCGGAAACAAATCCAAGTCCTGAAAGTACACAAGAATGACCTACTGGACGACATTCAG AAACTTAAGTTTGAGATTGAGAACGTGATGGAAGAAATCCAGAACTTTGAATCGGACGAGGAAAA CAAACACATCTTAAAGAGCAAGCAGTTCTTGTGTGGGAAGAAGAAGTTCAATATGGATCCCAAGAAG GGTATTCAGTACCTGGTTGATAATGGTCTTCTGGAGTGGGAGCCCCAGGCGGTGGCAGAGTTCCTGTACAAAGAGGACGGTCTGAACAAGACGGCGATCGGGGACTTCCTGGGCGAGAG GGAGGAAGTGCACCTTCATACGCTGAGGGCTTTTGTGGAGCTGCATGAATTTTCAGACCTTAATCTTGTGCAGGCCCTGAG GCAGTTCCTGTGGAGCTTCCGTCTCCCGGGCGAGGCCCAGAAGATCGATCGCATGATGGAAGCCTTCGCCAGCCGCTACTGCGGCTGCAACGCCGGTGTCTTCCAGTCCACAG ATACCTGCTACATCCTGTCCTTCGCCATCATCATGCTGAACACCAGCCTGCACAACCCCTGCGTGAAGGAGAAGACCACGCTGGAGCGCTTCATCAGCATGAACCGCGGCATCAACAACGGGGGTGACCTGCCCAGCGACCTGCTGacg AAACTGTACGAGAGCATCCGGAGCGAGCCCTTCAAAATCCCAGAGGATGATGGGAACGACCTGACGCACACCTTCTTCAACCCCGATCGAGAAGGCTGGCTCCTAAAACTGG GGGGCAGAGTGAAGACGTGGAAGAGGAGGTGGTTCATTCTGACAGACAACTGCCTGTACTACTTTAAGTACACAACA GACAAGGAGCCCAGGGGGATCATCCCGCTGGAGAACCTGTGCGTGGCGGAAGTGGCGGAACCTCACAAATCG TACTGCCTGGAGCTCTATAACCCCGTCTGCAAGGGCCAGAAGATCAAGGCCTgtaaaacagacagagagggacggGTGGTGGAGGGACAGCACCAGTCTTACAAGATCTCCGCCCCCTCAGCCGAGGAGCGAGACGATTGGATGAAGTCAATCAG GGCGAGTATCACCAAAGACCCCTTCTACGACCTGGTGACTGACCGAAAGAGGAAGGTCTTCAACCACATCTCCCAGCACTGA
- the LOC133114786 gene encoding cytohesin-3-like isoform X5, translated as MDPKKGIQYLVDNGLLEWEPQAVAEFLYKEDGLNKTAIGDFLGEREEVHLHTLRAFVELHEFSDLNLVQALRQFLWSFRLPGEAQKIDRMMEAFASRYCGCNAGVFQSTDTCYILSFAIIMLNTSLHNPCVKEKTTLERFISMNRGINNGGDLPSDLLTKLYESIRSEPFKIPEDDGNDLTHTFFNPDREGWLLKLGGRVKTWKRRWFILTDNCLYYFKYTTDKEPRGIIPLENLCVAEVAEPHKSYCLELYNPVCKGQKIKACKTDREGRVVEGQHQSYKISAPSAEERDDWMKSIRASITKDPFYDLVTDRKRKVFNHISQH; from the exons ATGGATCCCAAGAAG GGTATTCAGTACCTGGTTGATAATGGTCTTCTGGAGTGGGAGCCCCAGGCGGTGGCAGAGTTCCTGTACAAAGAGGACGGTCTGAACAAGACGGCGATCGGGGACTTCCTGGGCGAGAG GGAGGAAGTGCACCTTCATACGCTGAGGGCTTTTGTGGAGCTGCATGAATTTTCAGACCTTAATCTTGTGCAGGCCCTGAG GCAGTTCCTGTGGAGCTTCCGTCTCCCGGGCGAGGCCCAGAAGATCGATCGCATGATGGAAGCCTTCGCCAGCCGCTACTGCGGCTGCAACGCCGGTGTCTTCCAGTCCACAG ATACCTGCTACATCCTGTCCTTCGCCATCATCATGCTGAACACCAGCCTGCACAACCCCTGCGTGAAGGAGAAGACCACGCTGGAGCGCTTCATCAGCATGAACCGCGGCATCAACAACGGGGGTGACCTGCCCAGCGACCTGCTGacg AAACTGTACGAGAGCATCCGGAGCGAGCCCTTCAAAATCCCAGAGGATGATGGGAACGACCTGACGCACACCTTCTTCAACCCCGATCGAGAAGGCTGGCTCCTAAAACTGG GGGGCAGAGTGAAGACGTGGAAGAGGAGGTGGTTCATTCTGACAGACAACTGCCTGTACTACTTTAAGTACACAACA GACAAGGAGCCCAGGGGGATCATCCCGCTGGAGAACCTGTGCGTGGCGGAAGTGGCGGAACCTCACAAATCG TACTGCCTGGAGCTCTATAACCCCGTCTGCAAGGGCCAGAAGATCAAGGCCTgtaaaacagacagagagggacggGTGGTGGAGGGACAGCACCAGTCTTACAAGATCTCCGCCCCCTCAGCCGAGGAGCGAGACGATTGGATGAAGTCAATCAG GGCGAGTATCACCAAAGACCCCTTCTACGACCTGGTGACTGACCGAAAGAGGAAGGTCTTCAACCACATCTCCCAGCACTGA
- the LOC133114786 gene encoding cytohesin-3-like isoform X3 — protein sequence MERKQIQVLKVHKNDLLDDIQKLKFEIENVMEEIQNFESDEENKHILKSKQFLCGKKKFNMDPKKGIQYLVDNGLLEWEPQAVAEFLYKEDGLNKTAIGDFLGEREEVHLHTLRAFVELHEFSDLNLVQALRQFLWSFRLPGEAQKIDRMMEAFASRYCGCNAGVFQSTDTCYILSFAIIMLNTSLHNPCVKEKTTLERFISMNRGINNGGDLPSDLLTKLYESIRSEPFKIPEDDGNDLTHTFFNPDREGWLLKLGGRVKTWKRRWFILTDNCLYYFKYTTDKEPRGIIPLENLCVAEVAEPHKSYCLELYNPVCKGQKIKACKTDREGRVVEGQHQSYKISAPSAEERDDWMKSIRASITKDPFYDLVTDRKRKVFNHISQH from the exons ATGGAGCGGAAACAAATCCAAGTCCTGAAAGTACACAAGAATGACCTACTGGACGACATTCAG AAACTTAAGTTTGAGATTGAGAACGTGATGGAAGAAATCCAGAACTTTGAATCGGACGAGGAAAA CAAACACATCTTAAAGAGCAAGCAGTTCTTGTGTGGGAAGAAGAAGTTCAATATGGATCCCAAGAAG GGTATTCAGTACCTGGTTGATAATGGTCTTCTGGAGTGGGAGCCCCAGGCGGTGGCAGAGTTCCTGTACAAAGAGGACGGTCTGAACAAGACGGCGATCGGGGACTTCCTGGGCGAGAG GGAGGAAGTGCACCTTCATACGCTGAGGGCTTTTGTGGAGCTGCATGAATTTTCAGACCTTAATCTTGTGCAGGCCCTGAG GCAGTTCCTGTGGAGCTTCCGTCTCCCGGGCGAGGCCCAGAAGATCGATCGCATGATGGAAGCCTTCGCCAGCCGCTACTGCGGCTGCAACGCCGGTGTCTTCCAGTCCACAG ATACCTGCTACATCCTGTCCTTCGCCATCATCATGCTGAACACCAGCCTGCACAACCCCTGCGTGAAGGAGAAGACCACGCTGGAGCGCTTCATCAGCATGAACCGCGGCATCAACAACGGGGGTGACCTGCCCAGCGACCTGCTGacg AAACTGTACGAGAGCATCCGGAGCGAGCCCTTCAAAATCCCAGAGGATGATGGGAACGACCTGACGCACACCTTCTTCAACCCCGATCGAGAAGGCTGGCTCCTAAAACTGG GGGGCAGAGTGAAGACGTGGAAGAGGAGGTGGTTCATTCTGACAGACAACTGCCTGTACTACTTTAAGTACACAACA GACAAGGAGCCCAGGGGGATCATCCCGCTGGAGAACCTGTGCGTGGCGGAAGTGGCGGAACCTCACAAATCG TACTGCCTGGAGCTCTATAACCCCGTCTGCAAGGGCCAGAAGATCAAGGCCTgtaaaacagacagagagggacggGTGGTGGAGGGACAGCACCAGTCTTACAAGATCTCCGCCCCCTCAGCCGAGGAGCGAGACGATTGGATGAAGTCAATCAG GGCGAGTATCACCAAAGACCCCTTCTACGACCTGGTGACTGACCGAAAGAGGAAGGTCTTCAACCACATCTCCCAGCACTGA